In the Maribacter sp. MJ134 genome, one interval contains:
- the groES gene encoding co-chaperone GroES has protein sequence MAKVNIKPLADRVLIEPMAAETKTASGIYIPDTAKEKPQKGKVVAVGPGTKDEKVTVKVGDTVLYGKYAGTELKLEGTDYLMMRESDILAII, from the coding sequence ATGGCTAAAGTTAATATTAAACCACTGGCAGACAGAGTTCTTATAGAACCTATGGCAGCTGAAACCAAAACGGCTTCAGGAATCTACATTCCGGACACCGCAAAAGAAAAACCACAAAAAGGTAAAGTAGTTGCTGTTGGACCTGGAACAAAAGATGAAAAAGTCACGGTCAAGGTAGGAGATACCGTTCTTTACGGAAAATACGCTGGAACGGAGTTGAAATTAGAAGGCACGGATTACTTGATGATGCGCGAAAGCGACATCTTGGCTATTATCTAA
- the secG gene encoding preprotein translocase subunit SecG — protein MSTFSIFLILIIIVCFLLVLVIMVQNPKGGGLSSSFGGGGNQVVGGVKKTGDFLDKSTWTLAGLLVLLILASNIALKGNFGDADSKLLQGDDIETVVPETLPEEVTPEVTPDTTPTDSI, from the coding sequence ATGAGTACATTTTCAATATTCCTGATTCTAATTATCATCGTTTGCTTTTTGCTTGTCTTGGTAATTATGGTGCAAAACCCTAAAGGTGGAGGCTTATCTTCCTCTTTTGGCGGTGGCGGCAACCAAGTTGTTGGTGGTGTTAAAAAGACAGGAGACTTTTTAGACAAAAGCACATGGACCCTTGCAGGGCTATTGGTTCTTTTGATATTAGCATCTAACATTGCACTCAAAGGTAATTTTGGTGACGCTGATTCTAAATTATTACAAGGAGACGATATTGAAACGGTTGTTCCAGAAACCTTACCCGAAGAAGTGACACCGGAAGTAACTCCCGATACTACTCCTACGGATAGTATATAA
- a CDS encoding LptE family protein, with protein sequence MKKQISIYTLFLSILLLNGCGIYNFTGGNVGTATTFQVNYFQNYATQSPGSTFEPGMDRDFTLALQDRILNQTSLDLVNNGDADLLYEGEITEYRISPMTATAQQTAAQNRLSVRVKCRFYNNTKEDADFDQSFSFFFDYPADAQLAAVKSEAHEVIFERITQDIFNASLADW encoded by the coding sequence ATGAAAAAACAAATTTCCATTTACACCCTTTTCCTATCCATCTTATTATTGAACGGATGCGGCATCTATAATTTTACAGGTGGTAATGTGGGGACAGCAACTACATTTCAGGTAAACTACTTTCAAAATTACGCTACGCAAAGTCCCGGTTCTACTTTTGAACCCGGAATGGATAGGGATTTTACCTTGGCACTTCAAGACCGTATCCTGAACCAAACAAGCCTGGATTTGGTAAACAACGGAGATGCAGATTTACTGTACGAAGGCGAAATAACGGAATATAGAATTTCTCCCATGACCGCTACCGCCCAACAGACCGCTGCCCAGAACAGGTTGTCCGTTAGGGTTAAATGTAGATTTTACAATAATACCAAGGAAGATGCCGATTTTGACCAAAGCTTTTCCTTCTTTTTTGACTACCCAGCGGACGCACAACTTGCCGCAGTGAAAAGCGAAGCACACGAAGTTATTTTTGAACGAATCACCCAAGATATTTTCAACGCTTCACTTGCAGATTGGTAA
- a CDS encoding sigma-54 interaction domain-containing protein, with protein MESIQNIKQRFEIIGQDPKLNRALEKAIQVAPTDISVLVTGESGVGKESIPKIIHSLSHRKHAKYIAVNCGAIPEGTIDSELFGHEKGAFTGATQTRSGYFEVADGGTIFLDEVGELPLTTQVRLLRVLENGEFLKVGSSQVQKTDVRIVAATNVNMFEAIKKEKFREDLYYRLSTVEINIPPLRERQEDIHLLFRKFASDFGQKYKMPTIRLDENAVALLLKYRWPGNIRQLRNIAEQISVLEEGRAISGATLHSYLPNSQGNNLPAVVNSSKSESDFSNEREILYKVLFDMKGDLNDLKKLTMELLKNNDSQKVQEENENLIRKIYGEEDEEIETQETTSLNVLQLPEPAIEKPYAPVAQEDKYHFAEEIEEEETLSLQEKEIELIKKSLERNKGKRKAAASELGISERTLYRKIKQYDL; from the coding sequence ATGGAGAGTATACAAAACATAAAACAACGGTTTGAGATTATTGGCCAAGACCCAAAGCTGAATAGGGCTTTGGAAAAAGCCATTCAGGTAGCGCCAACGGACATTTCAGTTCTAGTTACCGGGGAAAGCGGTGTAGGAAAGGAATCCATTCCTAAGATCATACACTCCCTTTCACATAGAAAGCATGCAAAATATATTGCGGTAAACTGTGGCGCCATACCGGAAGGAACGATTGATAGTGAACTTTTTGGGCACGAAAAAGGGGCCTTCACAGGAGCTACCCAGACAAGAAGCGGTTATTTTGAAGTCGCTGACGGAGGTACTATTTTTCTAGATGAGGTAGGCGAACTACCACTTACAACCCAGGTTAGACTCCTACGTGTATTGGAAAATGGAGAATTTTTAAAGGTAGGTTCTTCGCAAGTACAAAAGACCGATGTACGAATCGTTGCCGCTACCAACGTAAATATGTTCGAAGCCATAAAAAAAGAAAAGTTCAGGGAAGACCTTTACTATCGTCTGAGCACTGTGGAAATAAATATTCCGCCTTTGCGTGAAAGACAGGAAGATATTCACCTGCTGTTCAGAAAGTTTGCTTCGGACTTTGGCCAAAAGTATAAAATGCCTACTATTAGGTTAGACGAGAACGCTGTAGCACTATTACTTAAATACAGGTGGCCGGGAAACATAAGACAACTCAGAAACATAGCTGAACAGATTTCCGTCCTTGAGGAGGGCAGGGCAATTTCTGGCGCTACACTGCATAGTTATTTGCCCAACAGTCAAGGGAATAATTTGCCTGCGGTAGTGAACAGTTCAAAGTCGGAGAGCGACTTTAGTAACGAACGAGAAATTCTTTACAAGGTTCTTTTTGACATGAAGGGGGACCTAAACGACCTGAAGAAACTGACCATGGAGCTTTTAAAGAACAACGATTCTCAAAAAGTCCAAGAGGAAAACGAAAATCTAATCCGCAAGATATACGGGGAAGAGGACGAAGAAATCGAGACTCAAGAAACAACCTCACTCAATGTGTTACAATTACCGGAACCAGCAATTGAAAAGCCATATGCGCCCGTAGCGCAAGAAGACAAATATCATTTTGCGGAGGAAATCGAAGAAGAGGAAACCCTATCTTTACAGGAAAAAGAAATTGAACTGATCAAGAAATCACTTGAGAGAAATAAGGGAAAAAGAAAAGCGGCCGCCTCCGAACTCGGAATTTCAGAACGTACCTTGTACAGAAAGATAAAACAGTACGACCTTTAA
- the miaB gene encoding tRNA (N6-isopentenyl adenosine(37)-C2)-methylthiotransferase MiaB codes for MEKTIDETKQGTTLKLENSVQNGRKLFIESYGCAMNFSDSEIVASILAKEGFNTTQTLADADLVLVNTCSIRDKAEQTIRKRLTEYNAAKKLRPHLKVGVLGCMAERLKDKLLDEEKIVDMVVGPDAYKDLPNLIKEVDSGRDAVNVILSKDETYGDIAPVRLNSNGVTAFVSITRGCDNMCTFCVVPFTRGRERSRDPQSILAEIATLWDKGFKEITLLGQNVDSYLWYGGGLKKGFEKATKMQKATAVRFARLLEMVAQAHPKMRIRFSTSNPQDMTLDVIETMAKFDNICNHVHLPVQSGSNRILKEMNRLHTIEEYFELVDNIRKIIPDCSISQDIIVGFPTETEEDHQDTLKALDYVKYDFGYMYAYSERPGTMAGRKMEDDVPAPVKKRRLSEIIALQREHCRFRTEKHLGKIQEVLIEGTSKKSENEWMGRNSQSTVVVFPKENYKVGDFVNIKINDCTSATLIGEAVGYSDNN; via the coding sequence ATGGAGAAGACAATAGATGAAACTAAACAGGGTACAACATTAAAGCTTGAAAATTCGGTGCAGAACGGCCGTAAACTTTTTATTGAAAGTTATGGCTGTGCGATGAATTTTTCCGACAGTGAAATTGTTGCATCCATCTTGGCAAAAGAAGGCTTCAATACTACCCAAACCCTTGCCGATGCAGATTTGGTTTTGGTAAACACCTGCTCTATAAGGGATAAGGCAGAACAGACCATAAGAAAGCGATTAACGGAATATAATGCCGCAAAAAAATTACGCCCCCATTTAAAAGTGGGCGTTCTGGGCTGTATGGCAGAACGCTTAAAGGATAAATTGCTAGATGAGGAAAAAATAGTGGACATGGTGGTGGGGCCGGACGCCTACAAAGACCTTCCCAATCTGATCAAGGAAGTTGATTCTGGCCGGGACGCTGTAAATGTTATCCTTTCCAAGGACGAAACTTATGGAGATATCGCTCCCGTACGTTTAAATTCAAACGGTGTTACTGCTTTCGTATCCATTACAAGAGGATGTGATAACATGTGTACCTTTTGTGTTGTTCCGTTTACCAGAGGAAGGGAGCGTAGTCGCGACCCACAATCCATTCTTGCAGAAATTGCAACATTATGGGATAAAGGCTTCAAGGAAATTACCCTTCTTGGTCAAAATGTGGATAGTTATTTGTGGTACGGCGGAGGACTCAAAAAAGGTTTTGAAAAGGCAACCAAAATGCAGAAAGCCACAGCGGTGAGATTTGCTAGATTATTGGAAATGGTAGCGCAAGCGCATCCTAAAATGCGTATTCGTTTCTCAACATCCAACCCACAGGACATGACTTTGGACGTTATTGAAACCATGGCAAAATTTGATAACATTTGTAATCATGTGCATTTGCCCGTACAAAGTGGCAGTAATCGTATTCTAAAAGAAATGAACCGGCTTCATACTATCGAAGAATACTTTGAACTGGTAGACAATATCAGAAAAATCATACCAGACTGCAGTATATCGCAAGATATCATAGTTGGATTTCCTACGGAGACGGAAGAAGACCATCAGGACACTTTAAAGGCTTTGGATTATGTAAAGTACGATTTCGGTTATATGTACGCCTATTCTGAAAGACCCGGCACCATGGCGGGAAGAAAGATGGAAGACGATGTCCCTGCCCCGGTCAAGAAAAGAAGGCTATCCGAGATTATTGCCCTACAACGGGAACATTGCCGGTTTAGAACGGAAAAACATCTCGGAAAGATACAGGAAGTCCTCATTGAAGGTACTTCAAAAAAATCCGAAAACGAATGGATGGGAAGAAATTCACAAAGCACCGTAGTAGTTTTTCCAAAGGAAAATTATAAGGTGGGAGATTTTGTGAATATAAAGATTAATGATTGTACATCGGCAACACTGATTGGAGAAGCAGTAGGTTATTCCGATAATAATTAA